The Melitaea cinxia chromosome 30, ilMelCinx1.1, whole genome shotgun sequence sequence AACTTCAGCCTCACCCGCTGTCCTCCCCCCTCCACATCCTCAGCCTCGTCTACAGCCTCTCCCTATATTGGAGACATACTAGCTGCCTGACGTCTTCAGCCTACCCTGATATCCCCGCACATCAGCGTACCTTGAGCCCCTTGTACACTGATGCTGACGCGATGAGGAGCCATTGATATCGAGCTGTTAACCAGATCGTCTGGAACTGTAACCTCGGGCACTAACGCAGATTTTATTCTATCAAAGAACGAAGgttgatattttgtaaatatttaaataaaattatttgaatttgaatcgtttttttgtctgtctgtctgtctgtctgtctgtctgtctgtctgtctgtctgtctgtctgtctgtctgtctgtctgtctgtctgtctgtctgtctgtctgtctgtctgtctgtctgtctgtctgtctgtctgtctgtctgtctgtctgtctgtctgtctgtctgtctgtctgtctgtctgtctgtctgtctgtctgtctgtctgtctgtctgtctgtctgtctgtctgtctgtctgtctgtctgtctgtctgtctgtctgtctgtctgtctgtctgtctgtctgtctgtctgtctgtctgtctgtctgtctgtctgtctgtctgtctgtctgtctgtctgtctgtctgtctgtctgtctgtctgtctgtctgtctgtctgtctgtctgtctgtctgtctgtctgtctgtctgtctgtctgtctgtctgtctgtctgtctgtctgtctgtctgtctgtctgtctgtctgtctgtctgtctgtctgtctgtctgtctgtctgtctgtctgtctgtctgtctgtctgtctgtctgtctgtctgtctgtctgtctgtctgtctgtctgtctgtctgtctgtctgtctgtctgtctgtctgtctgtctgtctgtctgtctgtctgtctgtctgtctgtctgtctgtctgtctgtctgtctgtctgtctgtctgtctgtctgtctgtctgtctgtctgtctgtctgtctgtctgtctgtctgtctgtctgtctgtctgtctgtctgtctgtctgtctgtctgtctgtctgtctgtctgtctgtctgtctgtctgtctgtctgtctgtctgtctgtctgtctgtctgtctgtctgtctgtctgtctgtctgtctgtctgtctgtctgtctgtctgtctgtctgtctgtctgtctgtctgtctgtctgtctgtctgtctgtctgtctgtctgtctgtctgtctgtctgtctgtctgtctgtctgtctgtctgtctgtctgtctgtctgtctgtctgtctgtctgtctgtctgtctgtctgtctgtctgtctgtctgtctgtctgtctgtctgtctgtctgtctgtctgtctgtctgtctgtctgtctgtctgtctgtctgtctgtctgtctgtctgtctgtctgtctgtctgtctgtctgtctgtctgtctgtctgtctgtctgtctgtctgtctgtctgtctgtctgtctgtctgtctgtctgtctgtctgtctgtctgtctgtctgtctgacagtctgtctgtctgtctgacagtctgtctgtctgtctgacagtctgtctgtctgtctgtctgtctgtctgtctgtctgtctgtctgtctgtctgtctgacagtctgtctgtctgtctgtctgtctgtctgtctgtctgacagtctgtctgtctgtctgtctgtctgtctgtctgtctgacagtctgtctgtctgtctgtctgtctgtctgtctgtctgtctgtctgtctgtctgtctgacagtctgtctgtctgtctgtctgtctgtctgtctgtctgtctgtctgtctgtctgtctgtctgtctgtctgtctgtctgtctgtctgtctgtctgtctgtctgtctgtctgtctgtctgtctgtctgtctgtctgtctgtctgtctgtctgacagTCTGTCTGACAGTCTGTCTGACAGTCTGTCTGACAGTCTGTCTGACAGTCTGTCTGACAGTCTGTCTGACAGTCTGTCTGACAGTCTGTCTGACAGTCTGTCTGACAGTCTGTCTGACAGTCTGTCTGACAGTCTGTCTGACAGTCTGTCTGACAGTCTGTCTGACAGTCTGTCTGACAGTCTGTCTGACAGTCTGTCTGACAGTCTGTCTGACAGTCTGTCTGACAGTCTGTCTGACAGTCTGTCTGACAGTCTGTCTGACAGTCTGTCTGACAGTCTGTCTGACAGTCTGTCTGACAGTCTGTCTGACAGTCTGTCTGACAGTCTGTCTGACAGTCTGTCTGACAGTCTGTCTGACAGTCTGTCTGACAGTCTGTCTGACAGTCTGTCTGACAGTCTGTCTGACAGTCTGTCTGACAGTCTGTCTGACAGTCTGTCTGACAGTCTGTCTGACAGTCTATTCTTACAGACTTTCCAAAgattatcatttcaaaatgacaatgaGACGATATTGAGAtggcggctcacctgatggtaagcagttaccgaAGTCTTTATTCGCGtgcaataccagaagtatcgcCAGCACGTTGCCGTTTGCACTTTTTTAGATGGGGAAATGTGTTTACGCACTAACCCCACCACACGAGGGTGACGGGAGTGTGGAACTCCCGGCGTAAGATGCCAGACTATCCACTAAAACCCACATCTTTTTTCCGCCGGTACCTTGATGGGGACGCTATGGGATCGCCTTCGCAAACTACCACAATGCCCCCCTGTGATGGCCTTTCGGCCCCGTTGGAAGGGACGCTCAACTTTTTAAAGTCAATCCTTCCGCTGTCTGCTAGAGGGAGATGAGGGCCAGGAGCTGCCCCCCCACCTAAGTCCGGGCGACCGTAAGGTCCAGCCTGTCCTCGGCCACCGGGCCGCACTTAGCACTTATAGGgatccgttttttccttttgaggtatgGAACCCTAAATAGCATCTGGATgttgtactataaataaaaaaagtctacatccaaaaaaaacaacaataaaacaagATAGTTTACTTAGgcacatttatttttactcatGAGTACACAGTTAACCTGCACTGATTGTTTTATTGGCATTTGTACACTTAGTATTTGTACAGTTAACCTTTGTACAATTGTGTTTTGTACAGTTACAATTACTAGTTACGTTGGTTTTATCAGTCGTACAGTTACAAGTAATGTTTTTAGGATTCGTACAATTAACAATTGTGGTGTTAGTTTGTGTAGTATTAGCAGTTGTATTGTTTTGTGGAGGAGGTCCAGTTGATGGTATCGTATGTCCAGGGCTTGCTGAAGCTGTAGTTGTATCCGCTGAAGTTGATGACTTCGCTGAAGTTGATGACTTCGCTGAAGTTGATGACTTCGCTGAAGTTGATGAATTCGCTGAAAATATCACATCTTacgtttaaataattgtgtttgctcgcaaacgaaaaaaaccgacttcaattacatcgacaagtaatacaacgtagatcgacgaagaaatagtcaagtaactacgcattatcaaagattgctccaaaagttgtaatcagatctcgataaaatttaaacgtgacccaTAACAtgacataataaacatcagctttcgattaaataaaaaattatcaaaatcggtacaccagtaaaaagttatgcggattttcaagagtttccctcgatttctttgggatcccatcatcgaatcctagtttccttatcatggtaccaaactaggaatatctcctttctcacaaaaaaaagagtttcgcttaaaccgaaaataaaatcattatatcaaaaatttcgatctagcgggtacatcgttctatagcttgattggctagagcgtcgacacggtcattcggagacgcgggttcgaaccccgctggagcggtcaatttttgatatgatattcaaaaatgtttaaaaaaagaattatcaaaatcggtacatccagtaaaaagttatgtggtatacaacgtaggtcgacgaaaaaagcgtcaagtaaaaacgcattattagatatagctcaaaaagtagttgttagatctcaaataaataaatgggaccaaatgacacaacACCACCTTTCGcttaaaaattttttgtcgaaatcggtccacccagtcaaaagttctgatgtcacatacataaaaaaaaaatacagtcgaattgagaatctcctccttttttggaacgTCAGTAAGAGTGAAAAGCTTTAAAATTAGATCACAAACCTGTCGTGGTCCTGGTTGTCTTAACTGTGTGTTTACTTACTGATGACCATGGACTGCAAAAtcaattaaagtattttatcaaAAGTATTTCTTACTACATATCTATCTTTTATCTAGATAGGCGCACAACAGGAAATGTCCAGCTTAAAATATGAGTAGCCCGTCTGGGGAaataccttgaccttacagacgatcacagctaaatagcactgctctCAAGCggagttgtgttcctgtatgAGTAAGGTGGACAAAGCTCTTGGGTGGGGGTGGGGGGAGTTTCAGTTGTGGGTCAATAACGCGCTGGCTGTGCTTGCTTTTGGTTTTACAAATGTCTATAGGCTTCGGTAACCATTTACCATCAGCGAGGgtcgtgcgcttgtttgccgacctaattgcaagataattattattgtgttgtaGTTTATTAGATGAATTGTTCGTTtagctagttttatattattgattctactattgaaataaaaatagtacaatAGTAAAACTAGTTTTTATTCTTCTGGCCCATAGAAAACATATACAGGTGTCCCAAAATTCAACGATAAGCCGAGACCGGAGGATAAACCAGCCTATAACTACTTGGGAAaacaagagaaaaaaatattatctcaattttttttaagttacaaaaaaatataagtattttggAATTTTTAATGATTGTGGTAAATAGTAATGCTATTCAGGTtgcctataaaaaaaaaaaaacagagaactatttaaaaaattgtggtCGTGGTAGTGAAAATTATCATCACAGGTCAAAATTTTTGGAGAATTTCgttatttttgtaacttaaaaaaaattgagatgaattttttttcttttgtttttccaAATAGTCATGGTCACGTCTATCCTCTGGTCTCGGATTATCGTTGAATTTTGGGACATCctgtatgtaggtatataggTCGCGGgctcgatctccgcacatggcATACAATGTATTGGcttacttgtgtattgtgtgtttccggaccccgacaCAGTAGTAAATCTTACTAGGGCTCGTTgtgtgtgaagcgtttatttatttataaaacatttgtgATAGCACTTAATACTCAGATTTTAGTGTCAACTTACATTATCTTTTTCGTAGTTGGTATGTACCTAGCGGCTTTAGCTCTGTTCTCTAGAATAGATCTGAAAATGTTAactcaaataaatgtctaaacACTAgattatatgctgtgtggttacggcagtaagaatatagccaccccctctcttcctgtgggtgtcgtaagaggcgacgaagggataacacagttcgactaccaccttggaactcataaagccgaccgatggcgggataaccatccaactgctggctttgaaacacacaggccgaagacgggcagcagcgtcttcgttgcgacaaagccagccctgcggtcaccaacccgcctgcccggcgtggtgattatgggcaacacgtgaggtcacgccatttttggcgcgaacttgtggagacctatgtccagtagtggactatattaggttgaagtgatgaaatggaagtatatttatttcgattataaaaattaagaaattgtattttatacttaaaagaATAAAGAACCAAggacctgaaaaaaaaataaagagaaTGTACCAAAAAATCCAAGGAAAAATAGGTACCTACCTCTGAATGGTCATGTAGAAACTTTTCCGGTTACCCAAGTTTTGAGTAAATTCAGAGTATTGTCAAAGCTGTAAATCCAGGTCCACTACACCTTGGTGCCTTGAGTTGTAATAATGCTGTAACTTAAGTTCTAAGAGACCTCTTTATTCGAGAGCCCTATCTTTCTTATACAAtcaggtcggaaaacaagcgcacggctcacctgatggttagcgattaccaTAGTCTACAGatacctgtaacaccagaagcgtcacaagcgcgttgccgaccccaacCCCTACCGCTCcgaggagctctagtcaccttacacACCGCAGGAACAcaccactgcttgaaagcaatattatttagctgtgatattctgtaaggtcgaaataCATCCTCAATCGGGCGTCTCCAATTCTCAGATTATGAGCAGCTCATGTTTCCAACTGTGTTCACTGTGATGCCCTAGTACTACTAGCACTTACTTTAAAAGTCCTACACTAATGCTTGCGCTCGGTAGTCTAGCTTCAACGGGGTTGCTCACTACGATGATATCTTTGTCAGAGCATATGCCTGTAGAGTTGCTCACGTCTGCGTAATACTCGCCCGAGTCAGTGTCGTAAAAGTCATTTTGATCCTGAAATAtatgaaatgtttataaaaatgccCTCGAAAGGGTATTGTAAagaaagatattatattttacaaatgtaaatactggtaaataactattatataatcTTAAGTCTAACAATTTTGTTTCGATGTTTGTTTATCTGTATCTGTGTCACTTTTaactacaattaattaaaacaaatatatctttaatttgtaaaataacagtACAAAAGTGTTTTTGCCTACTTTAGTGAAGTCATTttggattttaaaaaaaattaataggtttaaggttatgtttttgtttgtaaCTGTGTACATGTATATCTGCCTATATGCCttgtatgtgtgtttgtgtgttggtCCCGGTCGTTACCATAAGCACATCACAATCGCTACTTCCGGCATGGGAATCATCCGCTAACTTACACAAGGAGAAGAAGCTTCTACCGTTGGACGATTTAAGCCTATTTCAGTTTAGTTTAACCTGTGTTGCAAAAAGTACCTTCATCAAACTGGGAAAAGCTTTGAAGCTCTGTGCCATAGACATGAATCTTCTGGTTGACCCCAAGGAGCGGCGCAGTGCCTTTCTCACGTCCTTCGCGCCCTCGCTGTCCCTGATCAGTATTAGCAAACGTTCTACTGATTCGAAGTTCCAGTCTTGGGAGTCCTGGTAGCCGGGCGGGGCCGGTTCTATTGTCgctaaaatgatttttatgttACTGTATTTCATCGTGTGCGCATTTAACTGGattaaaaatgctttaaaattctaaaaacaataAGTTGGTTAGGTTAAAACCTAAATTATGTTGAGTATACCGAAATGTGAAATCTTGTAGTTTGGCGTTTGGCGTTGGATTTATATTATTGGATGTTGTACATACAGAATGTTAGGTAGTATAGTAGTTAGTATTGAAAGTagggaataataaaatatgtatgtgtaaatgTGTATGTTTATTAAGTAAGGTATAGAACAGCAGTAAATACTTAGATTAAAATACGGAAccgcccaactggggaagtccATCAACTTTAGAAAAGTTAAAGTCAAACAACACTACTCGCAGTGTTATGTACTTAAGGTGATTCTAGATCTTCTGGGGAAGGTTCGAAACAGTTACGCATCGTACTTGTGATGATGCTCCTGGTATAGCAAGCGGCAGTAgcgtattttaagatttaacGTCCTATGAAGTTTACCGCCCCAttgattaagaaaaaatatatataactagcgtACAATTGCAAAAGCTAAGTGGTGAGGTACTTTTTGCGTCACCCCTCACTGTTTTCCTCTCCATGCCATGGCCCCTTTGGCTCTACGCCTTCGAAAAGCGTCCATAGGTTACCGTAACTATTTACCACCAGGGAGGGtacctacgcttgtttgctatcctagtggtatatcaaaaaatacataGGTTTACCTTTTATCTGAATAGGGGGCAAACTCCTCAACTCATCGAAGAACTTGTTCTTGTGGTACGATACCACCCGGTCCAGCCAGCCAGCACGTCGGATGCTGATACTGCCCAGCACGATGGCACCACACAGTATTGATAACGCTGTTAGCTGAAATCAGTAAGCCGATACTTGTGAGTATGAGTTGACTATAAGTTACTGTTGTTCACGTCATCTTGCCACAATGGACCGTTCAATGCCATATTCAACGTAATATAATGCCTTTTTGGTGTTGCTGGGTTTcaaatctatgtaaataaatcaaCAGGATTCTGCCGTTGTGCACTTATCGTAAGAAATACTACTAAATAGATTTTAATCGAGTCTTCTTAGTTCCGATCttatctaaaaaaattgttattttcatttGATGTGGTCTGGTCTGGTCTCCCTTGTGGATCTATCCagcgtgtctcggagagcacgttaagctcgcggtcctagttgttatcataaacaagTGATTGCGATAGTTCTCATAGTAAGGAGTATATTCACTAACCCACAGTCGAGCAGTGTATagaattaagctccgacccttctctgATACAGAGAAAGAGGCTTTTGCCCTGCGGTGGTATGTAAGGATTGAATCAATCAAAATTCTCGCTTAATgctattttttgatttttcaataattatgtCTTTAGCTTGCTTGCttcatacaatatattaaaattattctaattcaataaaatttgcTAATTTTTGGGTCATAAGTCATAATCATTATccttttcatatatatataaaaataaaagtactttaacatctatttactttaataaaacagtttttgtATTCTTACCAGGTAAGACATTTTGGTACCATTACTGATATATAGTAATTTGAAAAACAATTAATAGTCTAATTATATGGGCCATTAACAAATGATTGTTAAGGGAATATAAACGTGCAAAGTGTAAATTTATTACAACACGATGTTTCTAAAATCTAATTTCATTTTCTCACCAATTACGTTTGAATCCGACTATAAAATGGAAGACATAATTTCTACacttatgtaatttaaattgaaaatcataCAAGGTCAGTAGTATGCGTGGATCGGACCGTAACCTATGACATTGAcatttgacattttattattatagaaacgTGTCAAAACTAGGACCGTTCACGAAGCATTTagcaaataaacataaaaatactaaataagttatataaaaataatacaaaaaacagttagtaatttaatatttcaaccgatttaaattattttctataataatagacttattattattttaaaatatgagaACTATCGACAGCATTTTTACATTGTGATTAACAaaggaaatatttataaacaatgaTGTGGTCCTAgatggtagtgtgtgtgtgaGGTTAAGAACAAAGTTAATGATATACGGAGTCATTTATGAGAGGGAAGTggttaaaatactttaaaatgagCGGTGTAAACAGGGACGCGCCGATCGGTGTGCAGTGCTTACAACAATTCACTTCCTGGCTGTGTCCGCGCCTCCAGATAAATAGATTAAGATGGtgagtattttgttttatacctaCAAAGATTCACCTTAACTTTTTGACTGTTAtcatactaaaaattaaaataaaagcgacaatctttttaaattttttatgttatgaatATGGTTGTGTAAAAtggtaaaatattgtaatattatctcattgataacattttttttttcaaattattgatatatttatttgcattcTTATATTATGTGCaagttttatatgtttaatatttaatatttatacttaaaacttttaaaaatag is a genomic window containing:
- the LOC123668048 gene encoding putative GPI-anchored protein pfl2, with the translated sequence MSYLLTALSILCGAIVLGSISIRRAGWLDRVVSYHKNKFFDELRSLPPIQIKATIEPAPPGYQDSQDWNFESVERLLILIRDSEGAKDVRKALRRSLGSTRRFMSMAQSFKAFPSLMKDQNDFYDTDSGEYYADVSNSTGICSDKDIIVVSNPVEARLPSASISVGLLKSILENRAKAARYIPTTKKIIPWSSVSKHTVKTTRTTTANSSTSAKSSTSAKSSTSAKSSTSADTTTASASPGHTIPSTGPPPQNNTTANTTQTNTTIVNCTNPKNITCNCTTDKTNVTSNCNCTKHNCTKVNCTNTKCTNANKTISAG